One Desulfobulbus propionicus DSM 2032 DNA segment encodes these proteins:
- a CDS encoding acetate kinase: MKFFIINSGSSSIKYQVIEMKTETVLATGLVERIGEETGRLKNTFLPGTATQRETVLEQQIADHYSGMMLVISLLTDKAHGIIKDTSEISAIGHRVVHGGEDFRESTRITPKVIEALQRNIPLAPLHNPANLDGIRVAMDIFPTVFQVAVFDTAFHQTMPPRAFMYALPYQLYEQDRVRRYGFHGTSHRFVAGECARLLAKPLDECNLITVHLGNGCSMTAIENGRSIDTSLGMTPLEGLVMGTRCGDLDPAIHLFLKQNKGMDLEAIDAMLNKESGLKGLCGMNDMRDIHQAVASGDARATLALEVQTYRNRKYIGAYMAVLGRVDGIVFTAGIGENDDIVRAESLKGLEVFGVHLDPEKNRLRSKEARRISREDSSVRVFVIPTNEELAIAREVANVLRG, encoded by the coding sequence ATGAAATTTTTTATTATTAATTCAGGAAGTTCCTCGATCAAGTACCAGGTGATCGAGATGAAGACGGAAACCGTGCTGGCCACGGGTTTGGTGGAACGGATCGGCGAGGAGACCGGCCGCTTGAAAAACACCTTCCTGCCGGGGACCGCCACCCAGCGGGAAACCGTGCTCGAGCAGCAGATCGCCGACCATTACAGCGGCATGATGCTGGTTATTTCCCTGCTCACCGACAAGGCGCACGGGATTATCAAAGACACTTCCGAGATTAGCGCCATTGGTCACCGGGTGGTCCACGGCGGCGAGGATTTCCGCGAATCCACCCGGATCACCCCCAAGGTGATCGAGGCCCTCCAGCGCAATATTCCGCTGGCGCCGCTGCACAACCCGGCCAACCTCGACGGCATCCGCGTGGCCATGGACATCTTCCCGACGGTCTTCCAGGTGGCGGTGTTCGACACCGCCTTCCACCAGACCATGCCGCCGCGCGCCTTCATGTACGCCCTGCCCTACCAGCTCTACGAGCAGGACCGGGTACGGCGTTACGGCTTTCACGGCACCTCGCACCGCTTTGTCGCCGGCGAGTGCGCTCGTCTCTTGGCCAAGCCGCTGGATGAATGCAACCTGATCACCGTCCACCTGGGCAACGGCTGTTCGATGACCGCGATCGAAAATGGCCGCAGCATCGATACCTCGCTGGGGATGACCCCCCTGGAGGGGCTGGTGATGGGCACCCGTTGCGGCGATCTCGACCCGGCCATCCATCTGTTTCTGAAGCAGAACAAGGGCATGGACCTGGAAGCGATCGATGCGATGCTCAACAAGGAGTCGGGCCTCAAAGGTTTGTGCGGCATGAACGACATGCGCGACATCCATCAGGCAGTGGCGAGCGGCGATGCGCGCGCCACCCTGGCCTTGGAAGTGCAGACCTACCGCAACCGCAAGTACATCGGCGCCTACATGGCGGTGCTTGGCCGGGTGGATGGGATTGTCTTCACCGCCGGCATCGGCGAGAACGACGACATCGTCCGCGCCGAATCGCTCAAGGGGTTGGAGGTCTTTGGCGTCCACCTCGACCCGGAAAAAAACCGCCTACGCTCCAAGGAGGCACGCCGCATCAGCCGCGAGGACAGCTCGGTGCGGGTTTTCGTCATCCCCACCAACGAAGAGCTGGCCATCGCCCGGGAAGTGGCCAACGTCCTCCGGGGCTGA
- the glnA gene encoding type I glutamate--ammonia ligase has protein sequence MTRDEIMKIIKEKNVNFFRLQFVDIFGAMKNIAMPLSQIEKALDGKIMFDGSSIEGFVRINESDMYLKPDYDTFVLLPWREKDGSNAARVICDVYKPDGTPFIGCPRNNLKRVLAEAKAMGYTMNVGTECEFFLFRRDEEGLATTITDDVTGYFDVEPDDAGIDCRRKIIQTLEAMGFEIEASHHEVAEGQHEINFKYADALTAADNTVTFKWVVRSIAAEFGLHATFMPKPVFGINGSGMHTNQSLFNLDGTNAFFDEKGPLQLSEVAYKYIAGIMKNAKGFCAVTNPLVNSYKRLVAGYEAPVYVAWSASNRSALVRIPASRGMGTRTEVRCPDPTCNPYLAFAMMLNSGLDGIKNNLPVPDAVNADIFEMTAGEKKEAGIASLPANLYEAIQELKANPIAKDALGPHIFEKYIEGKEKEWDAFRTAVTDWELDNYLSRY, from the coding sequence ATGACACGCGATGAAATAATGAAGATTATCAAAGAGAAGAATGTCAATTTCTTCCGCCTCCAGTTCGTCGATATTTTCGGCGCGATGAAGAACATCGCCATGCCGCTCAGCCAGATCGAGAAGGCGCTTGACGGCAAGATCATGTTCGACGGTTCGTCCATCGAGGGATTTGTTCGCATCAACGAATCGGACATGTACCTCAAGCCGGACTATGACACCTTTGTCCTGTTGCCCTGGCGCGAAAAAGACGGCAGCAATGCCGCCCGGGTCATCTGCGATGTCTACAAGCCGGACGGCACCCCGTTCATCGGCTGTCCGCGCAACAACCTCAAGCGGGTGCTCGCCGAGGCCAAGGCCATGGGCTACACGATGAACGTCGGCACCGAGTGCGAATTCTTCCTCTTCCGCCGCGACGAGGAGGGCCTGGCCACCACCATCACCGATGACGTGACCGGCTATTTCGACGTGGAGCCCGACGACGCCGGCATCGACTGCCGCCGCAAGATCATCCAGACCCTGGAAGCCATGGGCTTTGAGATCGAGGCCTCCCATCATGAGGTGGCCGAGGGCCAGCACGAGATCAACTTCAAGTATGCCGATGCCCTGACCGCCGCCGACAACACCGTGACCTTCAAGTGGGTGGTGCGCTCGATTGCCGCCGAGTTCGGCCTGCACGCCACCTTCATGCCCAAGCCGGTGTTCGGGATCAACGGTTCCGGCATGCACACCAACCAGTCGCTGTTCAACCTGGACGGCACCAACGCTTTCTTTGACGAGAAAGGACCGTTGCAGCTGAGCGAGGTGGCCTACAAGTACATCGCCGGCATCATGAAGAACGCCAAGGGGTTCTGCGCGGTGACCAACCCGCTGGTCAACTCCTATAAACGCCTGGTCGCTGGCTACGAGGCCCCGGTGTACGTGGCCTGGTCTGCCTCCAACCGTTCGGCCCTGGTCCGTATCCCGGCCTCACGGGGCATGGGCACCCGCACCGAGGTTCGTTGCCCCGATCCCACCTGCAACCCGTACCTGGCTTTTGCCATGATGCTGAACTCGGGCCTGGACGGCATCAAGAACAACCTGCCGGTCCCGGATGCGGTCAATGCCGACATTTTTGAGATGACCGCCGGCGAGAAAAAGGAGGCCGGCATCGCCAGCCTGCCGGCCAACCTGTACGAAGCCATCCAGGAACTGAAGGCCAACCCGATCGCCAAGGATGCCCTGGGACCGCACATCTTCGAGAAATATATCGAAGGCAAGGAAAAGGAATGGGATGCCTTCCGCACCGCGGTGACCGATTGGGAACTGGACAATTATTTGAGCAGATATTGA
- a CDS encoding CBS and ACT domain-containing protein, with protein MYIGQIMHTKLITVSPETTLVEARELIAMHQIEHLLVVSNRGRLVGVVSDRDLKQNWASPATALSAHELHYLLEKVEVGMIMVRTVKTVTPETTIERAASIMQAEKIGSLPVMVGDTLVGIVTSTDVMAVLLQAIGMGEESMRLGVLVDDRIGRLAEVTAIFQQQGINIQSFFCWPVKDSPDIFHLVIRVAKAEGDRAIAALEAKGFRILTRYEPDLQPFLPRSTGR; from the coding sequence ATGTATATTGGCCAAATCATGCACACCAAGCTGATCACCGTGTCGCCGGAAACCACCCTGGTCGAGGCCCGCGAACTGATCGCCATGCACCAGATCGAGCACCTGCTGGTGGTCAGCAACCGCGGACGGCTGGTTGGCGTTGTGTCCGATCGCGACCTCAAGCAGAACTGGGCCTCTCCGGCCACCGCCCTCAGCGCCCACGAGCTCCATTACCTCCTGGAAAAGGTCGAGGTGGGCATGATCATGGTGAGAACGGTCAAGACCGTCACCCCGGAAACCACCATCGAACGGGCCGCCTCGATCATGCAAGCCGAGAAGATCGGTTCCCTGCCGGTGATGGTGGGCGACACCCTGGTTGGGATCGTCACCAGCACCGATGTCATGGCCGTGCTGCTCCAGGCCATCGGCATGGGCGAGGAGAGCATGCGCCTCGGGGTCCTGGTCGACGACCGGATCGGCCGGCTGGCCGAGGTCACCGCGATTTTTCAGCAACAGGGCATCAACATTCAGAGCTTCTTCTGCTGGCCGGTCAAGGACTCTCCCGACATCTTCCATCTGGTGATCCGGGTGGCCAAGGCGGAGGGGGACAGGGCGATTGCCGCCCTGGAGGCCAAGGGGTTTCGGATATTGACCCGTTACGAGCCCGATTTGCAACCCTTCCTGCCACGATCAACAGGCAGGTGA
- a CDS encoding helix-turn-helix transcriptional regulator, which yields MNSSNSVDINGNKIRLIREQKGLTQLYLATVVGVTTDTISRWENRRYPSIKLENAKKLAEALEVSLEELLEMEADREPDAEIGGEEAAADKAVSSLAGRIGVPWPRGRWWILAGAGVLIVAALAWAVIVTNRSGMEAVRIMPAHTAPNLSFPVLIRITGALDAGNTLLIRDELLGEGQAIGAEGEGSPKEFGKNPRWIGKLAGGEAAFLYLVKPDKKLRPDEEIEFAGDLITREGQSFGEKIGGERRITIAPYHWADRDKDYVISDSEILRAHETYSLPGSNLIDFNEIEELWLAGKYDWNKKTQTFVPVAPTEGKQ from the coding sequence ATGAACAGCAGCAACAGCGTTGACATCAACGGCAATAAGATCCGCCTGATCAGGGAGCAGAAGGGCTTGACCCAACTGTATCTCGCCACCGTGGTCGGCGTGACCACCGACACCATCTCCCGCTGGGAGAACCGTCGCTACCCCAGCATCAAGCTGGAGAACGCGAAAAAGCTGGCCGAGGCCCTGGAAGTGTCCCTGGAGGAACTGCTGGAGATGGAGGCTGATCGCGAGCCGGACGCGGAAATCGGCGGCGAGGAAGCAGCTGCCGACAAGGCGGTTTCCTCCCTTGCCGGACGAATTGGGGTGCCATGGCCGCGTGGCCGGTGGTGGATTCTTGCCGGGGCGGGCGTGCTGATCGTCGCTGCCCTGGCCTGGGCCGTGATCGTCACGAATCGGTCCGGGATGGAGGCGGTGCGGATCATGCCCGCGCATACGGCGCCCAACCTGTCCTTTCCGGTGCTGATACGGATCACCGGTGCGCTGGATGCCGGCAACACCCTGCTCATCCGCGACGAGTTGTTGGGCGAGGGGCAGGCCATCGGCGCGGAAGGCGAGGGCTCGCCCAAGGAGTTCGGAAAAAATCCTCGGTGGATCGGCAAGCTGGCCGGCGGCGAGGCGGCTTTTCTCTACCTGGTGAAGCCCGACAAGAAACTCCGCCCCGATGAGGAGATCGAGTTCGCTGGCGACCTCATCACCCGGGAAGGGCAGAGTTTTGGCGAAAAGATCGGCGGCGAACGGCGGATCACCATTGCTCCCTATCACTGGGCCGACCGGGACAAGGATTACGTCATCAGTGACAGCGAAATTCTCAGAGCTCATGAAACCTATTCCCTGCCGGGAAGCAATTTGATCGATTTCAACGAGATCGAGGAGCTGTGGCTCGCCGGCAAGTACGACTGGAACAAAAAAACGCAGACCTTTGTCCCGGTTGCCCCGACTGAAGGCAAGCAATGA
- a CDS encoding LutC/YkgG family protein produces the protein MFDQFRTRAEGVSAEVHRFSTPAEALDFLVTLLRAEGVADQPGQGAVVADSPFLNAIDRQQLDAIAGLHFEVTRQRAADAKVGISQVDWALADTGTLVQDATAIDKRLVSTLPTIHVAVIATSGLLPDMPAWLAEVQPQNTGYIAMITGPSRTADIERVLTIGVHGPERLVIVFIDQLGGTN, from the coding sequence ATGTTTGATCAATTCAGAACCAGGGCCGAGGGCGTCAGTGCCGAGGTGCACCGTTTTTCAACCCCAGCGGAGGCGCTTGATTTTCTCGTCACCCTCCTCCGCGCCGAGGGCGTGGCCGACCAGCCCGGCCAGGGGGCAGTGGTGGCCGACAGCCCCTTTTTGAACGCCATCGACCGTCAACAGCTGGACGCGATCGCGGGGTTGCATTTCGAGGTCACCCGCCAGCGGGCGGCCGACGCCAAGGTCGGCATCAGCCAAGTCGACTGGGCGCTCGCCGATACCGGCACCCTGGTGCAGGATGCCACCGCCATCGATAAACGGCTGGTATCGACCCTGCCGACCATCCACGTGGCCGTGATCGCCACTTCCGGCCTGCTCCCGGACATGCCGGCCTGGCTGGCCGAGGTGCAGCCGCAAAACACCGGCTACATCGCCATGATCACCGGCCCGAGCCGAACCGCCGACATCGAGCGGGTGCTGACCATTGGCGTTCACGGGCCGGAGCGGCTCGTCATCGTTTTCATCGACCAGCTGGGAGGGACCAACTGA
- the ftsH gene encoding ATP-dependent zinc metalloprotease FtsH, whose translation MENKHKYNVIFAIFAAFGILIIHEIWVEQQSITAVPYSELETLLQQGKVAELSIREKYIVGELKEPDPNGKKIIVANRVEPGLAEHLSKYNVPYTQIYESKFLATLLSWIVPALVFFGIWMLIFRKFVDKQGIGGGFMNIGKSKAKVYVEHQTGVSFEDVAGVEESKAELQEIVDFLKAPEDYGKLGARMPKGVLLVGPPGTGKTLLARAVAGEAGVPFFSISGSEFVEMFVGVGAARVRDLFEQARKSAPAIIFIDELDALGRVRSAAGLGGNDEREQTLNQLLVELDGFDPSSGLVLLAATNRPEVLDPALLRAGRFDRQVLVDRPDKLGRIAILKVHMKKIQMGSDVDAGHVADLTTGFSGADLANLVNEAALLATRRQATEVSMEDFTQAIERIVAGLEKKNRLLNAREREIVAYHEVGHALAALALPGSDPVYKISIIPRGIGALGYTLQRPTEDRFLMTKEELEHKIAVLLGGRAAEKLIFNHLSTGASDDIARATDIARNMVTRYGMDPAIGFVVYEENQPTFLGQQHGPGINGCQISDSTAQQIDASVRKIIDDTFAVTYRIMENNREILERCAKILLEKETLLEKELVELTQGLQR comes from the coding sequence ATGGAGAACAAACACAAATACAATGTGATCTTTGCCATCTTCGCCGCCTTCGGCATTCTGATCATCCACGAAATCTGGGTCGAGCAGCAGAGCATCACCGCCGTGCCCTACAGCGAGCTGGAAACCCTGCTCCAGCAGGGCAAGGTGGCGGAACTGAGCATCCGGGAGAAGTACATCGTCGGCGAGCTGAAGGAGCCTGACCCAAACGGCAAGAAAATCATCGTCGCCAACCGGGTCGAACCGGGTCTCGCCGAGCACCTGTCGAAATACAATGTCCCCTATACCCAGATCTATGAGAGCAAGTTCCTGGCCACCCTGCTCTCCTGGATCGTGCCGGCGCTGGTGTTCTTCGGCATCTGGATGCTGATCTTCCGTAAGTTCGTCGACAAACAGGGAATAGGCGGCGGCTTCATGAACATCGGCAAATCCAAGGCCAAGGTCTACGTGGAACACCAGACCGGAGTCAGCTTCGAGGATGTGGCCGGGGTGGAGGAGAGTAAGGCGGAACTGCAGGAGATCGTTGATTTTCTCAAGGCGCCCGAGGATTACGGCAAGCTGGGGGCCCGCATGCCCAAGGGCGTGCTCCTGGTCGGCCCTCCGGGCACGGGCAAAACCCTGTTGGCGCGGGCGGTAGCCGGAGAGGCCGGGGTACCCTTCTTTTCGATCAGCGGCTCGGAATTTGTCGAAATGTTCGTCGGCGTGGGCGCGGCCCGAGTGCGCGACCTGTTTGAACAGGCGCGCAAGTCAGCTCCTGCCATCATATTCATCGATGAACTCGACGCCTTGGGGCGGGTGCGCTCCGCCGCCGGCCTGGGCGGCAACGACGAACGGGAACAGACCCTCAATCAGCTGCTGGTCGAACTGGACGGCTTTGATCCGAGCAGCGGCCTGGTACTGCTTGCCGCCACCAACCGACCCGAGGTGCTTGACCCCGCCCTGCTCCGCGCCGGCCGTTTCGACCGCCAGGTGCTGGTCGACCGACCCGACAAACTGGGGCGCATCGCCATCCTCAAGGTGCACATGAAAAAAATCCAGATGGGCAGCGATGTCGATGCCGGCCACGTGGCCGACCTGACCACCGGTTTTTCCGGTGCCGATCTGGCCAACCTGGTCAACGAGGCAGCCCTGCTCGCCACCCGCCGTCAGGCCACCGAGGTCAGCATGGAAGATTTCACCCAGGCTATCGAGCGTATCGTCGCCGGCCTGGAAAAAAAGAATCGGTTGCTCAATGCCAGAGAGCGCGAGATCGTCGCCTACCACGAGGTCGGCCATGCCCTGGCAGCCCTGGCCCTGCCCGGCAGCGATCCGGTGTACAAGATTTCCATCATTCCTCGGGGCATCGGCGCCCTGGGCTACACCCTGCAGCGGCCGACAGAAGATCGCTTCCTCATGACCAAGGAGGAACTGGAGCACAAGATCGCCGTGCTCCTCGGCGGGCGGGCGGCGGAGAAGCTCATTTTCAACCACCTGTCCACCGGCGCCTCGGACGATATCGCCCGGGCCACGGACATTGCCCGCAACATGGTCACCCGTTACGGCATGGATCCGGCCATCGGCTTTGTCGTCTACGAGGAAAATCAGCCGACTTTTCTCGGCCAGCAGCACGGGCCAGGGATCAACGGCTGCCAGATCAGCGACAGCACGGCCCAGCAGATCGACGCCTCGGTGCGCAAGATCATCGACGACACCTTTGCCGTGACCTATCGAATCATGGAAAACAACCGGGAAATACTGGAACGTTGCGCCAAGATCCTGCTGGAAAAAGAAACGCTGCTGGAAAAGGAATTGGTCGAACTGACCCAAGGGTTGCAGCGATAA
- the pta gene encoding phosphate acetyltransferase: protein MANNLYVTAAEERSGKSAIILGVMQVILKEISRIAFFRPIINDHVFGRVDHDLNLILKYFKLDIEYNDTHAYTLSQARQLISSGQEGILYENILKKYKQLEARYDFVLCEGTDFQGKDPGFELDLNANIAANLGAPVLLIASGREKSTEEICTHTAITIDTLEEMGVDIAACIINRAPETFLRDTASNAKCREQFGRPHPLYVIPENKALGNPTIDDVKRWLGAEVLYGKPSMLNLVNNYLVAAMQISNFLEYIKEGSLIITPGDRSDIIIASLASRISSAYPNISGILITGGIEVSPSVQRLIQGWTGIPVPVLFVESHTYDTVQSVNELYGRIEPTDDKRIATALGWFGKYVNVPELTKRVVSQRSVKITPRMFEYSLVEKAASNRQHIVLPEGTGERILNATDIILRRGIADITLLGKEDEIRAKANKLNLNIEGAQILDPTSSSCYEEFVQTYFDIRKHRGIVMDVARDRMSDPTYFGTMMVHKGLADGMVSGSVTTTAQTIRPAFEFIKTKPGVSVVSSIFIMCLQSKILAFGDCAVVPNPDARQLAEIAISSAETARIYGIEPRVALLSYSTGSSGSGEDVDKVVHATAIAKQLMAERGLDYPLEGPLQYDAAFDPEVGRLKSPNSQVAGQATVFIFPDLNTGNNTYKAVQRAANAVAMGPVLQGLNKPVNDLSRGCTVQDIVDTVALTAIQAQVAKNR from the coding sequence ATGGCAAACAATCTTTACGTCACGGCAGCAGAGGAACGAAGCGGCAAATCGGCGATCATTCTCGGGGTCATGCAGGTGATCCTCAAGGAGATCAGCCGGATCGCCTTTTTTCGCCCGATCATCAACGATCACGTCTTTGGCCGGGTTGACCACGATCTCAACCTGATCCTCAAATACTTCAAGCTCGACATCGAGTACAACGACACCCACGCCTACACGCTCAGCCAGGCGCGCCAGCTGATCTCCTCCGGCCAGGAGGGCATTCTCTACGAAAACATCCTCAAGAAATACAAACAGCTCGAAGCCCGGTACGATTTCGTGCTCTGCGAGGGCACCGATTTCCAGGGCAAGGATCCGGGCTTTGAACTCGACCTTAACGCCAACATCGCCGCCAACCTGGGCGCGCCGGTGCTGCTCATCGCCTCGGGACGCGAAAAGTCCACCGAGGAGATCTGCACCCATACCGCGATCACCATCGATACCTTGGAAGAAATGGGAGTCGACATCGCCGCCTGCATCATCAACCGCGCCCCGGAAACCTTTCTCCGTGATACCGCCAGCAACGCCAAGTGCCGCGAGCAGTTCGGCCGCCCCCACCCCCTCTACGTGATCCCGGAAAACAAGGCCCTGGGCAATCCGACCATCGACGACGTCAAGCGCTGGCTGGGGGCCGAGGTTTTGTACGGCAAGCCGAGCATGCTCAATCTGGTGAACAACTATCTGGTCGCGGCCATGCAGATCAGCAACTTCCTCGAGTACATCAAGGAAGGCAGCTTGATCATCACTCCCGGCGACCGTTCGGACATCATCATCGCAAGCCTCGCCAGCCGGATCTCCTCGGCCTACCCCAACATCTCCGGCATCCTCATCACCGGCGGCATCGAGGTCAGCCCCAGCGTCCAGCGCCTGATCCAGGGTTGGACCGGCATCCCGGTGCCGGTGCTGTTCGTCGAATCGCACACCTACGACACGGTGCAGAGCGTCAACGAACTCTACGGCCGCATCGAACCCACCGACGACAAGCGTATCGCCACCGCGCTCGGCTGGTTCGGCAAGTATGTCAACGTACCCGAACTGACCAAACGAGTGGTCTCCCAGCGCTCGGTCAAGATTACCCCGCGCATGTTCGAGTACTCCCTGGTGGAAAAGGCGGCCAGCAACCGGCAGCACATCGTCCTCCCCGAAGGCACGGGCGAGCGGATCCTCAACGCCACCGACATCATCCTCCGCCGCGGCATCGCCGACATCACCCTGCTCGGCAAGGAGGACGAGATCCGGGCCAAGGCCAACAAGCTCAATCTCAACATCGAGGGCGCCCAAATCCTCGACCCGACCAGCTCAAGCTGTTACGAGGAGTTCGTCCAGACCTATTTCGATATCCGCAAGCATCGCGGGATCGTCATGGACGTGGCCCGGGACCGGATGTCCGACCCCACCTACTTCGGCACCATGATGGTGCACAAGGGCCTGGCCGACGGCATGGTCTCCGGCTCGGTGACCACCACCGCCCAGACCATCCGCCCGGCCTTTGAGTTCATCAAGACCAAGCCCGGCGTGTCGGTGGTCTCCTCGATCTTCATCATGTGTCTGCAATCCAAGATCCTGGCGTTCGGCGACTGTGCCGTGGTCCCCAACCCCGATGCCCGCCAATTGGCGGAAATAGCCATCAGCTCGGCGGAGACCGCGCGAATCTACGGCATCGAACCGCGGGTAGCCCTGCTGAGCTACTCCACCGGTTCGTCCGGTTCCGGCGAGGATGTGGACAAGGTGGTCCACGCCACCGCCATCGCCAAGCAGCTGATGGCCGAGCGCGGCCTCGACTATCCGTTGGAAGGCCCCCTGCAGTACGATGCCGCCTTCGATCCCGAGGTTGGCCGGCTCAAGTCGCCCAATTCACAGGTGGCCGGCCAGGCCACGGTGTTCATCTTCCCGGACCTCAACACCGGCAACAACACCTACAAGGCCGTGCAGCGAGCCGCCAACGCCGTGGCCATGGGCCCTGTTCTCCAGGGACTCAACAAGCCGGTCAACGACCTGTCGCGCGGCTGCACCGTCCAGGACATCGTCGATACCGTGGCCCTGACCGCCATTCAGGCGCAAGTGGCCAAGAACCGTTAA
- the ldhH gene encoding L-lactate dehydrogenase (quinone) large subunit LdhH, with translation MQQEFKQSIDRALHNANLTGALGKFSEAYKVNRAKAYEGIDFEALRTTIAGLKSYAASHLDELSDLFQKNAEAKGAKVFRTNDPAKVREYILKVAQANNVKSVVKSKSMATEEIHLNPFLEKAGIEVNETDLGEWIIQLAGQTPSHMVMPAIHMTKEEVADIFSKEVDERLSSDIPRLVKVARNEMRPKFLRADMGISGGNIAVAETGSITLVTNEGNARMVTSLPKIHIAVVGIEKLVAKFSDIGPILKALPRSATAQLLTSYVSIISGPTPNSDGSMKELHIILMDNHRSEMAADPLFKEAMQCIRCASCLNVCPIFRLVGGHVFGKVYTGGIGTILTAWHDELKSSEDIQGLCIQCGACKDVCPGKIDIPGLIMEIRRRLVKEQGLPLVHKSIYAVVNNRRVFHGMLRAASVAAKPFAKGTKFIRHLPMFLADLTDGRSLPAIAAKPFRDVFKTIQQPKGLQEKAVFYAGCLIDFAYPEMGVALVKILNKAGIEVLFPDGQTCCGAPARYNGAYEVAANNAVDNIQALLAEQANYVISACPTCTVALDHEFIATFESLGQRKWLPQARELAAKTIDFSTLVKKLVDEGRLTLKEGRQLGKITYHDSCHLKRTLHADQPPRELLQKAGYELAEMFECDICCGMGGSYSLKLPEISAPILQRKLKNIKDTGAPVVAMDCPGCVMQIRGGMDQDGAPVQVRHTVELIADQLEG, from the coding sequence ATGCAGCAGGAATTCAAACAATCCATCGACCGTGCCCTGCACAACGCCAACCTCACCGGCGCGCTCGGCAAGTTTTCCGAGGCCTACAAGGTCAACCGGGCCAAGGCCTATGAGGGCATCGATTTCGAGGCCCTGCGCACCACCATCGCCGGCCTGAAGTCTTACGCCGCCTCGCACCTCGACGAACTCTCCGACCTGTTCCAGAAAAACGCCGAGGCCAAGGGCGCCAAGGTCTTCCGCACCAACGACCCGGCCAAGGTCCGTGAATACATCCTCAAGGTCGCCCAGGCCAACAACGTCAAGTCGGTGGTCAAATCCAAATCCATGGCCACCGAGGAGATCCACCTCAACCCCTTCCTGGAGAAGGCGGGCATCGAGGTCAACGAAACCGATCTCGGCGAGTGGATCATCCAGCTGGCCGGCCAGACCCCCTCGCACATGGTCATGCCCGCCATCCACATGACCAAGGAGGAGGTGGCCGACATTTTCTCCAAGGAGGTCGACGAGCGCCTCAGCTCCGACATTCCCCGCCTGGTCAAGGTGGCGCGCAATGAAATGCGGCCCAAATTCCTCCGCGCCGACATGGGCATCTCCGGCGGCAACATCGCCGTCGCCGAAACCGGCTCCATCACCCTAGTGACCAACGAGGGCAACGCCCGCATGGTGACCTCGCTGCCCAAGATCCACATCGCCGTGGTCGGCATCGAGAAACTGGTGGCCAAGTTCAGCGACATCGGCCCGATCCTCAAGGCCCTGCCGCGCAGCGCCACCGCCCAGCTGCTGACCAGCTACGTCTCGATCATCTCCGGCCCGACTCCCAACAGCGACGGCTCGATGAAAGAGCTGCACATCATCCTCATGGACAACCACCGCTCCGAGATGGCCGCCGATCCGCTGTTCAAGGAGGCGATGCAGTGCATCCGCTGCGCCTCCTGCCTCAACGTCTGCCCGATCTTCCGCCTGGTCGGCGGCCATGTGTTCGGCAAGGTCTACACCGGCGGCATCGGCACCATCCTCACCGCCTGGCACGATGAGCTGAAGAGCTCCGAAGACATCCAGGGGTTGTGCATCCAGTGCGGGGCCTGCAAGGACGTCTGCCCCGGCAAGATCGACATCCCCGGCCTGATCATGGAGATCCGGCGGCGATTGGTCAAGGAACAGGGCCTGCCGCTGGTGCACAAGTCGATCTACGCGGTGGTCAACAACCGGAGAGTGTTCCACGGGATGCTCCGCGCCGCCTCCGTCGCCGCCAAGCCGTTTGCCAAGGGCACCAAGTTCATCCGCCACCTGCCGATGTTTCTCGCCGATCTCACCGACGGCCGCAGCCTGCCGGCCATTGCCGCCAAGCCCTTCCGCGATGTCTTCAAAACCATCCAGCAACCGAAAGGCTTGCAGGAGAAGGCGGTCTTCTACGCCGGCTGCCTGATCGATTTCGCCTACCCGGAGATGGGCGTGGCCTTGGTGAAGATCCTCAACAAGGCGGGCATCGAGGTGCTGTTCCCCGACGGCCAGACCTGTTGCGGCGCGCCGGCTCGGTACAACGGCGCCTACGAGGTGGCGGCCAACAACGCGGTCGACAACATCCAGGCCCTGCTGGCGGAGCAAGCGAATTATGTGATCTCCGCCTGCCCCACCTGCACCGTGGCCCTGGATCATGAGTTCATCGCCACCTTCGAGAGCCTCGGTCAGCGCAAATGGCTGCCCCAGGCGCGCGAACTGGCCGCCAAGACCATCGACTTCTCGACCCTGGTGAAAAAACTGGTCGACGAGGGGCGCTTGACCCTCAAGGAAGGCAGGCAACTGGGCAAGATCACCTATCACGACTCCTGTCACCTCAAGCGGACCCTGCACGCCGACCAGCCGCCGCGCGAACTGCTGCAGAAGGCCGGGTACGAGCTGGCCGAGATGTTCGAGTGCGATATCTGCTGCGGCATGGGCGGCTCCTACTCGCTCAAACTGCCGGAGATCTCGGCGCCGATCCTGCAGCGTAAACTGAAAAACATCAAGGATACCGGCGCCCCGGTGGTGGCCATGGACTGCCCCGGCTGCGTCATGCAGATCCGCGGCGGCATGGACCAGGATGGCGCCCCGGTCCAGGTGCGCCACACCGTTGAGCTGATCGCCGACCAACTGGAGGGATGA